In Thermomonas paludicola, the following are encoded in one genomic region:
- a CDS encoding IS30 family transposase gives MAASRLNLHERYRIHALHEACFSIRSIALMLERAPSTISRELRRNRTGRRYQPNVAHQLMQQRRLRASRRGRIDAECIRQIEALLAEDHSPAQIAGRAGLASHEWIYQYIYADQRRGGTLFKQLRRRRRKRRKRGLRDGRGQLLHRRHWSTRPAIVETRSRIGDWELDTMRAASGKAVVVTMTERRSRLHLLAYSPDGTAENVRNAILRRLGRLRRVVHTLTSDNGKEFADHPFIACALKSDFYFADPYSAWQRGSNENGNGLARQYLPRSMDFSTLTDDYLRWVEQRLYNRPRKILGFKTPLEVLNGESINTVANQS, from the coding sequence ATGGCCGCAAGCCGCCTGAACCTGCACGAACGATATCGCATCCACGCCCTGCACGAAGCCTGTTTCAGCATCAGATCCATTGCCCTGATGCTGGAGCGTGCACCCAGTACAATTAGCCGCGAGCTTCGCCGCAACCGGACTGGCCGGCGCTACCAGCCGAATGTGGCGCATCAATTGATGCAGCAGCGCCGCCTGCGTGCCAGCCGGCGCGGACGCATCGACGCCGAGTGCATTCGACAAATCGAAGCCCTGCTGGCCGAAGACCACAGCCCCGCACAAATTGCCGGGCGCGCCGGGCTGGCCAGCCACGAGTGGATCTACCAATACATCTACGCCGACCAACGCCGAGGCGGCACGTTATTCAAACAGCTGCGCCGACGCCGTCGCAAACGCCGCAAGCGCGGTCTGCGTGACGGCCGCGGCCAGTTGCTGCATCGTCGTCATTGGTCGACGCGACCCGCCATCGTGGAAACCCGCAGCCGCATTGGCGACTGGGAGCTGGACACCATGCGCGCCGCCAGCGGCAAGGCGGTGGTCGTCACCATGACCGAACGTCGCAGCCGCCTGCATTTGCTTGCCTACTCGCCAGATGGCACCGCCGAGAACGTGCGCAATGCCATCCTGCGCCGCCTCGGCAGGTTGCGTCGGGTTGTGCACACGCTGACCTCCGATAACGGCAAGGAATTTGCCGACCATCCGTTCATCGCCTGCGCACTGAAGAGCGATTTCTACTTCGCCGATCCCTACTCGGCATGGCAGCGCGGCAGCAACGAAAACGGCAACGGCCTGGCGCGCCAATACTTGCCACGCAGCATGGACTTCAGCACCCTCACCGACGATTATCTGCGTTGGGTCGAGCAGCGCTTGTACAACCGCCCCAGAAAGATACTCGGCTTCAAAACGCCCCTCGAAGTCCTCAACGGGGAATCAATCAACACTGTTGCGAATCAGAGTTGA
- the rpe gene encoding ribulose-phosphate 3-epimerase, whose protein sequence is MQPTVIAPSILSANFARLGEEVDSVINAGAEWVHFDVMDNHYVPNLTIGPLVCEALRKHGVTAPIDVHLMVEPVDGLIPMFADAGASHISFHPEASRHVHRSVQLIKSLGCQAGLVFNPASSLDVLDYLLGDIDYVLLMSVNPGFGGQAFIPSTLDKLRTVRAMIDASGRPIRLEVDGGVKPDNIGAIAQAGADTFVAGSAIFGKSDYAAVIAAMKQAVVAAR, encoded by the coding sequence ATGCAACCGACCGTCATCGCCCCCTCCATCCTGTCCGCCAATTTCGCCAGGCTGGGCGAGGAAGTGGACAGCGTGATCAACGCAGGCGCCGAGTGGGTGCATTTCGACGTGATGGACAACCATTACGTGCCCAACCTCACCATCGGCCCGCTGGTGTGCGAGGCGTTGCGCAAGCACGGCGTCACCGCGCCGATCGACGTGCACCTGATGGTGGAGCCGGTGGACGGCCTGATCCCGATGTTCGCCGACGCCGGCGCCAGCCACATCAGCTTTCATCCCGAGGCCAGCAGGCACGTGCATCGCAGCGTGCAGCTGATCAAGTCGCTGGGCTGCCAGGCCGGGCTGGTGTTCAATCCTGCCAGCTCGCTGGACGTGCTGGACTACCTGCTTGGCGACATCGACTACGTGCTGCTGATGTCGGTCAACCCCGGCTTCGGTGGGCAGGCATTCATTCCCTCCACGCTGGACAAGCTGCGCACGGTGCGGGCGATGATCGATGCCAGCGGCCGGCCGATCCGGCTGGAAGTGGATGGTGGCGTCAAGCCCGACAACATCGGCGCGATCGCGCAGGCGGGTGCGGACACCTTCGTCGCCGGCAGCGCGATCTTCGGAAAATCCGATTACGCCGCCGTGATCGCGGCGATGAAGCAGGCGGTGGTTGCCGCGCGTTGA
- a CDS encoding J domain-containing protein, translated as MKRWYGQFFGFIAGWLLLKHPVGGFLGLLVGYAFDHDVFRSSRRSHADDAGQADSAGNADVDWAYQVFNLPGDASSADIDRAYRKLMSQYHPDRVAGAAPELQALAEHKSREINAAYDRIQKLRKK; from the coding sequence ATGAAGCGTTGGTACGGACAATTCTTCGGATTCATCGCAGGCTGGCTGCTGCTCAAGCATCCGGTAGGCGGATTTCTGGGCCTGCTGGTCGGCTATGCCTTCGACCATGACGTGTTCCGCTCGTCGCGCCGCAGCCACGCCGATGATGCCGGGCAGGCCGACTCCGCCGGCAATGCCGATGTGGACTGGGCGTATCAGGTGTTCAATCTGCCCGGCGATGCCAGCAGCGCCGACATCGACCGTGCCTATCGCAAGCTGATGAGCCAGTACCACCCGGATCGGGTGGCCGGCGCCGCGCCGGAGCTGCAGGCGCTGGCGGAACACAAATCGCGCGAAATCAACGCGGCCTACGACCGCATCCAGAAATTACGGAAGAAGTGA
- a CDS encoding phosphoribosylaminoimidazolesuccinocarboxamide synthase: protein MATTLLQSDLPGLNLIHRGKVRDVFDLGDGHLLMVATDRLSAFDVVLPDPIPGKGEMLCQISNFWFEKTAHIIANHLTGIDVASVLPAGVDAALYARRAVVTKKLTPVPVECIARGYIIGSGWKDYQRSGAISGIALPAGLQQAQQLPEPIFTPSTKAAVGDHDENIDFATAVDLVGRERAEQVRDATLALYAFARDYAAQRGILLADTKFEFGTDADGKLYVMDEMLTPDSSRYWPAEQYQVGTSPPSYDKQFVRDYLETLDWNKTAPGPTLPAEVIAKTRAKYAEALEKLAGIGVD, encoded by the coding sequence ATGGCCACCACCCTGCTCCAGTCCGACCTGCCCGGCTTGAACCTGATCCATCGCGGCAAGGTGCGCGACGTGTTCGACCTCGGCGACGGTCACCTGCTGATGGTGGCGACCGACCGCCTGAGCGCGTTCGACGTGGTGCTGCCGGATCCGATTCCCGGCAAGGGTGAGATGTTGTGCCAGATCAGCAACTTCTGGTTCGAGAAAACCGCCCACATCATCGCCAACCACCTGACCGGCATCGATGTCGCCTCGGTGCTGCCGGCCGGCGTGGACGCCGCGCTGTACGCCAGGCGCGCGGTGGTGACGAAGAAGCTGACGCCGGTCCCGGTGGAGTGCATCGCGCGCGGCTACATCATCGGCAGCGGCTGGAAGGACTACCAGCGCAGCGGCGCGATCAGCGGAATTGCCCTGCCGGCAGGGCTGCAGCAGGCCCAGCAGCTGCCAGAACCCATTTTCACACCGTCCACCAAGGCGGCAGTGGGTGACCACGACGAGAACATCGACTTCGCCACCGCCGTGGATCTGGTGGGCCGCGAACGTGCCGAACAGGTGCGCGATGCCACGCTGGCGCTGTACGCCTTCGCCCGCGACTACGCGGCGCAGCGCGGGATCCTGCTGGCCGACACCAAGTTCGAGTTCGGCACCGACGCCGACGGCAAGCTCTACGTGATGGACGAGATGCTGACGCCGGATTCGTCGCGCTACTGGCCGGCGGAGCAATACCAGGTCGGCACCAGCCCACCCAGCTACGACAAGCAGTTCGTGCGCGACTACCTGGAAACCCTGGACTGGAACAAGACCGCGCCGGGCCCCACGCTGCCCGCCGAGGTCATCGCCAAAACCCGCGCCAAATACGCCGAAGCGCTGGAAAAGCTGGCCGGCATCGGCGTCGATTGA
- a CDS encoding Mpo1-like protein, with the protein MNTNPERPIDRWFAAFAKQHSRPHTLLIHGITAPLLLWSLIALLWCVPTPGTLFRPGLWAALAMFGAWMFYYRASRAIGFGMLAVLVAMAWATRFLHDAVGAPTLLRLALGVLIAAWIAQSIGDRWRADNQAPAPAASLHALLVGPAWILSWLYRRLGLRW; encoded by the coding sequence ATGAACACGAACCCTGAACGCCCCATCGATCGCTGGTTCGCGGCGTTTGCGAAACAGCATTCCCGACCGCACACCCTGCTCATCCACGGCATCACCGCGCCGTTGCTGCTGTGGAGCCTGATCGCCCTGCTGTGGTGCGTTCCCACCCCCGGCACCCTGTTCCGTCCGGGGCTGTGGGCGGCGCTGGCGATGTTTGGCGCCTGGATGTTCTATTACCGCGCCTCGCGCGCGATCGGCTTCGGCATGCTGGCGGTGCTGGTGGCGATGGCCTGGGCAACGCGCTTCCTGCACGACGCCGTGGGGGCGCCGACGCTGCTGCGGCTGGCGCTGGGCGTGCTGATCGCGGCGTGGATCGCGCAATCCATCGGCGATCGCTGGCGCGCAGACAACCAGGCACCCGCGCCGGCTGCCAGCCTGCACGCGTTGCTGGTCGGCCCGGCGTGGATCCTGTCCTGGCTGTATCGCAGGCTGGGCCTGCGCTGGTGA
- a CDS encoding universal stress protein: protein MTIRPKPASILLATDLSARSDRAQARAIQLARHWQSRLVVVVAQSEEASFSLPSAYHDADAPQDAPAPETPAAYLERIARRELADAGVAVEIRVVTGAPGPVAAAAAADAGCGLIITGTSRSDAVMRMEPGSTLRWLARHAGRPVLAVHDRVRGAYRQVTVASDYSAAATAALQLAANWFDDAASRILLHGYPVPLATLALNDGLRADALAVLQASADREARDALAHALGDAATGWASLAQAGGPVRLLREHARTASTELTVIASHGRTALLDRLMGSVAERLLETVGTDLLVVPLAR, encoded by the coding sequence ATGACAATCCGCCCAAAACCCGCCTCCATTCTGCTTGCCACCGACCTGTCGGCACGCTCGGATCGCGCGCAGGCGCGAGCCATCCAGCTGGCACGGCACTGGCAGTCGCGACTGGTGGTGGTGGTGGCACAGTCCGAAGAAGCCAGTTTCAGCCTGCCAAGCGCGTACCACGATGCCGACGCGCCACAGGATGCGCCGGCGCCGGAAACCCCTGCCGCTTACCTCGAACGCATCGCCCGACGCGAACTGGCCGATGCCGGTGTCGCAGTGGAGATCCGGGTGGTGACCGGCGCGCCCGGGCCGGTTGCCGCGGCGGCGGCGGCGGACGCAGGTTGCGGACTGATCATCACCGGCACCTCGCGCAGCGACGCGGTGATGCGCATGGAGCCGGGCTCCACCCTGCGCTGGCTGGCGCGCCATGCCGGGCGGCCAGTGCTGGCCGTGCATGATCGCGTGCGCGGCGCTTATCGGCAGGTGACCGTGGCCAGCGACTATTCGGCGGCGGCCACGGCCGCGCTGCAGCTGGCCGCAAACTGGTTCGACGATGCCGCCAGCCGCATCCTGCTGCACGGCTATCCGGTGCCGCTGGCGACGCTGGCCCTCAACGACGGTCTGCGCGCAGACGCGCTGGCGGTGTTGCAGGCGTCCGCCGATCGCGAAGCCCGCGACGCCCTGGCGCACGCGCTGGGCGATGCCGCCACGGGCTGGGCCTCGCTGGCGCAGGCCGGCGGCCCGGTGCGCCTGCTGCGCGAACACGCGCGAACTGCCAGCACCGAGCTGACCGTGATCGCCAGCCACGGCCGCACGGCCTTGCTGGATCGACTGATGGGCAGCGTGGCCGAACGCCTGCTGGAAACCGTGGGAACCGACCTGCTGGTGGTGCCGCTGGCGCGCTGA